The Mixophyes fleayi isolate aMixFle1 chromosome 1, aMixFle1.hap1, whole genome shotgun sequence genome includes a region encoding these proteins:
- the SLC7A8 gene encoding large neutral amino acids transporter small subunit 2 produces MAEGARLRTSAEKIPEEPTQDSGSGSSAGGAGGGVALKKEIGLVSACGIIVGNIIGSGIFVSPKGVLENAGSVGMALIVWIVTGVITAVGALCYAELGVTIPKSGGDYSYVKDIFGGLAGFLRLWIAVLVIYPTNQAVIALTFSNYVLQPLFPTCFAPESGLRLLAGVCLLLLTWVNCASVRWATRVQDMFTAGKLLALGLIIIMGFVQICKGEYFWLEPKNAFENFQEPDIGLIALAFLQGSFAYGGWNFLNYVTEELVDPYKNLPRAIFISIPLVTFVYVFANIAYVTAMSPQELLASNAVAVTFGEKLLGVMAWIMPISVALSTFGGVNGSLFTSSRLFFAGAREGHLPSVLAMIHIKRCTPIPALLFTCLSTLLMLVTSDMYTLINYVGFINYLFYGVTVAGQIVLRWKKPDIPRPIKVNLIFPVIYLLFWAFLLVFSLWSEPVVCGIGLAIMLTGVPVYFLGVHWQNKPQCFNNFVDAMTRAGQKLCVVVYPQMDNKDEDVSEETKEQRAPIYKPGSEAGDGAHA; encoded by the exons ATGGCGGAGGGTGCCCGACTGCGAACCAGTGCTGAAAAGATCCCTGAAGAACCAACACAGGATTCAGGCTCTGGTTCAAGTGCTGGAGGAGCGGGTGGTGGGGTGGCTCTGAAGAAGGAAATAGGGCTAGTGAGCGCCTGTGGCATTATAGTGG GTAATATTATTGGCTCTGGAATATTTGTGTCCCCAAAGGGAGTACTGGAAAATGCAGGTTCAGTGGGAATGGCTCTCATCGTGTGGATTGTCACAGGAGTGATCACTGCAGTGGGAGCTCTTTGTTATGCAGAGCTTGGAGTCACTATTCCCAAATCTGGAGGAGACTATTCATATGTTAAGGACATCTTTGGTGGACTTGCAGG ATTCCTCCGCCTGTGGATTGCAGTCCTGGTGATTTATCCTACAAACCAAGCGGTCATTGCACTAACATTTTCCAACTATGTATTACAACCTCTCTTCCCAACGTGTTTTGCACCCGAGTCTGGACTCCGCCTGTTAGCGGGTGTTTGCCTAT TGCTACTCACCTGGGTGAATTGTGCCAGTGTACGATGGGCCACTCGAGTCCAAGATATGTTTACGGCTGGAAAGTTGCTTGCTCTGGGACTCATCATTATTATGGGATTTGTGCAGATCTGCAAAG GGGAGTATTTCTGGCTGGAGCCTAAAAATGCTTTTGAGAATTTCCAGGAGCCAGATATTGGTCTGATTGCACTGGCTTTTTTGCAAGGGTCTTTTGCATATGGTGGCTGGAACTTTTTGAACTATGTCACAGAAGAGTTGGTGGACCCCTACAA GAACCTCCCACGTGCCATCTTCATATCTATTCCACTTGTCACTTTTGTATATGTTTTTGCAAACATTGCCTACGTGACAGCCATGTCCCCTCAGGAGCTACTGGCTTCCAATGCAGTGGCTGTG ACATTTGGTGAGAAATTGCTGGGTGTCATGGCCTGGATCATGCCAATATCTGTGGCCCTCTCCACATTTGGGGGAGTCAATGGATCTTTGTTTACCTCATCCAG GCTGTTTTTTGCGGGTGCAAGAGAGGGTCATCTTCCAAGTGTCTTGGCCATGATTCACATCAAACGCTGCACACCAATCCCAGCACTACTTTTCACG TGCCTGTCCACTCTACTGATGCTTGTTACCAGTGACATGTATACTCTAATTAATTATGTTGGCTTCATCAATTACCTGTTCTATGGTGTTACTGTAGCTGGACAGATTGTCTTAAGATGGAAGAAACCAGACATTCCTCGGCCAATCAAG GTTAACCTCATTTTTCCAGTGATCTACCTCCTGTTCTGGGCTTTTCTGCTTGTGTTTAGCTTATGGTCTGAGCCTGTTGTCTGTGGAATAGGCCTGGCTATCATGCTTACTGGAGTCCCTGTGTACTTCCTGGGGGTCCACTGGCAAAACAAGCCCCAGTGCTTCAATAACTTTGTTG ATGCAATGACACGGGCTGGCCAGAAGCTGTGTGTGGTGGTTTATCCTCAGATGGACAATAAAGACGAAGACGTCAGTGAGGAGACCAAAGAGCAGAGAGCACCAATCTACAAGCCAGGGTCTGAAGCTGGAGATGGAGCTCATGCCTGA